From Hydra vulgaris chromosome 07, alternate assembly HydraT2T_AEP, a single genomic window includes:
- the LOC136082372 gene encoding uncharacterized protein LOC136082372 — translation MSNIGAKRKRFNVECLKCCSKFNNDFKKQHQGKVHNGISVNIKHVGAPENPFQSAVKTSKVTGKRESNHETCCSQMLEKDLFQKNSIQLSLIDEPDIQNDEVNWLSCAGQLENIVTDLNECGTILSKLKSETFPNPVIFLLESIQAISRIKSSSKEFLKNANILSEQISKSPESSKPINNIIDNIINHDPGSRDLVASASQRQYLIALRPHQPKLTKYPVSTTVNNIKQYSFNPKWYNEYPLLEYSIVTDSAYYFVCTLYSNGPGR, via the exons ATGAGTAATATAGGGGCAAAACGTAAGAGATTTAATGTTGAATGTCTAAAATGTTGCAGTAAATTTAATaacgattttaaaaaacaacaccaAGGAAAAGTACATAATGGGATATCAGTAAATATAAAACACGTTGGTGCTCCCGAAAATCCTTTTCAAAGTGCAGTTAAAACTTCCAAAGTCACAGGGAAACGAGAATCG aaCCATGAAACATGTTGTTCTCAAATGTTAGAGAAggatttatttcaaaagaattCAATTCAATTGTCTCTAATAGATGAACCTGACATACAAAATGATGAAGTCAATTGGTTATCGTGTGCTGGTCAGTTAGAAAATATTGTCACAGACTTAAACGAGTGTGGTACCATTTTGTCTAAATTAAAATCTGAGACATTTCCAAATCCTGTGATATTCTTATTGGAAAGCATTCAGGCCATTAGTAGAATAAAATCAAGTTCTAAAGAAttcttaaaaaatgcaaatattttatcgGAACAAATCTCTAAATCACCTGAAAGTTCCAAAccaattaacaatattatcgATAACATAATTAATCATGATCCAGGCAGTCGTGATTTGGTTGCTTCAGCATCTCAGCGTCAATACCTTATTGCTTTAAGGCCACATCAGCCAAAATTAACTAAATATCCAGTTAGTACTACAGTTAACAACATTAAACAGTATAGTTTTAATCCTAAATGGTACAATGAATATCCATTATTAGAATATAGTATTGTGACAGATTCTGCATACTATTTTGTATGTACTTTATATTCAAATGGTCCAGGAAGATGA